The Fimbriimonas ginsengisoli Gsoil 348 genome window below encodes:
- a CDS encoding superoxide dismutase — MIASAAAGVTAVAGAPLNALARTKEIRKNMEPKLVHVPTEADIQKALKTAPKGISEATHKAHLTLWQGYANKTNEIRKALAEMEVDPAKANQIYSQMRALKVNYAFALGGYKNHNVYFDTIGGDGGAPSGDVATLINEAYGSYENWAKDIKTTGIAGRGWAYLAYDRDEQRVFNFIGDAQDTFPQWNCELILALDVYEHAYFLDFQTARAKYIDAWLNCVDWNAVNARLGKAK; from the coding sequence TTGATCGCAAGCGCGGCGGCGGGAGTGACGGCAGTGGCCGGAGCCCCGCTGAACGCCCTCGCGCGGACGAAGGAGATTCGGAAAAATATGGAACCCAAACTCGTGCACGTGCCGACTGAGGCCGACATCCAGAAAGCGCTGAAGACCGCCCCCAAGGGGATCAGCGAGGCGACCCACAAGGCGCACCTCACCCTCTGGCAGGGATATGCCAACAAGACCAACGAGATCCGCAAGGCGCTCGCCGAGATGGAAGTCGACCCCGCCAAGGCGAACCAGATCTATAGCCAGATGCGCGCCCTCAAGGTGAACTACGCGTTCGCGCTGGGCGGCTACAAGAATCACAACGTCTACTTCGACACCATCGGTGGCGACGGCGGCGCGCCCTCCGGTGACGTGGCGACCCTGATCAACGAGGCTTACGGCTCGTACGAGAATTGGGCCAAGGATATCAAGACGACCGGCATCGCCGGCCGCGGCTGGGCTTACCTGGCCTACGACCGCGACGAGCAGCGGGTCTTCAACTTCATCGGCGACGCCCAGGACACGTTCCCGCAGTGGAACTGCGAGCTCATCCTCGCCCTTGACGTCTACGAGCACGCCTACTTCCTCGACTTCCAAACCGCCCGCGCCAAGTACATCGACGCCTGGCTCAACTGCGTCGACTGGAACGCCGTCAACGCCCGCCTCGGTAAGGCCAAGTAA